CGCGGGGACGGCCCCGCCGAGCCGGCCGGTCCGCCACACCAGAGGCCCGGGGGAGCGCGCAGGCCGCAGCGCACGGACGCGGCACAACCGCCCACCGTGCCCGAGCAGGCACGGCTGTGGCACGTGGTGCTGAGCGTGGCCGGTCAGGTCACCCCACTGTCCTCGCTGCGCGCCTCGCTTGAGCAACTGGCGCACGACCACTCGTTCTTCCTGACCGCCCGCTACGCGGCCGATCACGCCGAGATCCGCTACTGGGAACAGGCCCGGGACCTGCACGACGCGGCGGCGATGGCGCTGCGGCTGTGGGGCGAGCACAAGGTCACCGCGAAGCTGCCGCCGTGGGAGATCGTCGGTCTTGAGGTCGTCGACCGGACGACCTACCACAAGCGGGTGGCCGAGGGCTTCGGCGATCCGCCGCCGCACCTGGGCGGGGTGCACCCGTACTGAGCCGTACCGGGCCCGTCGCGGCGGGGTCGGCGGGCCGGTTCGCCCGGTGGTCCCGGTCGGCGTCCCAGCGGCGTCCCGCCGGGTGTCTCACCGGGCGAAATACCGGCCGGGGCGGCGCGCGCAGTCGCTACCCTTGGCGGCATGACCAGCGACCTCGCCACCGCCGACAGCCCCGTCCTCGCCGTAGCGCGCCGAGCCCGGGAGGCCGCCGCCGCGCTCGCCCCGCTGCCGCGCAGGGCGAAGGACGCCGCGCTGCTGGCGATCGCGGACGCGCTGGTCGCCCGCAGCGCCGAGATCGTCGCGGCCAACGCCGAGGACGTGGCCCGGGCCCGGGAGGCCGGCACGGCCGAGTCGGTGGTCGACCGGCTGACGCTCACCGACGAGCGGATCGCCGCGATCGCCTCCGACGTGCGCGACGTGGCCGGCCTGCCCGACCCGGTCGGCGAGGTGGTGCGCGGCTACACGCTGCCGAACGGCCTGGACGTGCGGCAGGTCCGGGTGCCGCTCGGCGTGGTCGGCATCATCTACGAGGCCCGGCCGAACGTCACCGCGGACGCCGCCGCGCTCTGCCTCAAGTCCGGCAACGCGGTGCTGCTGCGCGGCTCGGCCTCGGCCTACCGCTCGAACACCGCGCTGGTCGCCGTCCTGCGGGACGCCGTCGCCGCGGCCGGGCTGCCCGCCGACGCGATCCAGCTGGTGCCCGGGGAGAGCCGCGACTCGGTGCAGGAGCTGATGCGCGCCCGCGGCTACGTCGACGTACTGATCCCGCGCGGCGGCGCCTCGCTCATCCGGACCGTCGTCGAGGGCTCGACCGTCCCGGTGATCGAGACCGGCACCGGCAACTGCCACGTCTACGTGGACGCCGACACCGACCTGGCGATGGCCGTCGGCATCCTGCTGAACTCCAAGGCGCAGCGGGTCAGCGTCTGCAACGCGGCCGAGACCCTGCTGGTCCACCAGGACGTCGCGGACGCCTTCCTGCCGCTCGCCCTGGCCGCCCTCGCCGAGGCCGGGGTGACCGTGCACGGCGACGAGGCGGTGCTCAAGGCCGCCGAGGGCGGCCAGGCCACCGTGGTGCCCGCGACCGACGAGGACTGGGGCGCCGAGTACCTGTCGCTGGACCTGGCCGCGGCCGTGGTGCCCTCGCTGGAGGCCGCCGTCGACCACATCCGCCGCTGGTCCTCCGGCCACACCGAGGCGATCGTCACCACCTCGCAGGCCGCCGCCCGCCGCTTCACCCAGTTGGTCGACTCGACCACGGTCGCCGTCAACGCCTCCACCCGTTTCACCGACGGCGGTGAGTTCGGCTTCGGCGCGGAGATCGGCATCTCCACCCAGAAGCTGCACGCCCGCGGCCCGATGGGCCTGCCCGAGCTGACCAGCACCAAGTACATCGTCACCGGTGACGGGCACGTGCGGGGCGAGGCGACGCAGACCGTCGGCGGGAGCTCGGACGCCCGCTGAGCCGGGGGACGGGAACCGGCCGTCACACGGGTGACGGACCAACTGCCGGGAGCCACAGACAAATCGCCCGGCCGGTAATACGCTGAATCCGTGGCTGAGGATGTGGGGGGCTTGCCGTACCCCGACGGCGCCGACCACGGTGGTGCGGACGACGAGTTCGCCACCGTGGTCTTCGATGAGGCCTTCGTCCGGTCCGCCGCCGTGCACGAGCCGACCGCCAAGGAGCGGCAACTCGCCGCTGCCGAGGCCCGGTTCGAGTCGGACGCTGCGGGCGCGGGCTGGGGCCATGAGGTCCCGGCCGGGGACGGGCTGCCGCTGGAGCTGCGCCCGTACCCGAGCGGACTGGACGCGGACCACCTCTACCCCGACCCCTGGTCGGGAACGGGCCGCTCGGCCGGGCGCCAGGGCCGGCGCCGGTGGCGGCGCGGCTTCGACCCGGTGGGCGGCCGCGGCCGGTACGTGGCCCAGCAGCGCTGGCACCGGCCGGTGGCCTGGGTGCTCGCCGTGATCATGGGCGTGAGCCTGGTGGCGGTCGCGGTCGCGGCGGTCTACCAGGGCGTGGGCGGCTCCCCGAGCGCGCCCCGCAGGCCGGAGTCCGGCAGCAGTAGCGCCGGGGTGGACCCGCGCCCGGCGCCCGCCGAGCCCTTGCCGGTGGTCACCGCCGCACCGGCGGGCTGAGGCCCGCCTCCGGGCCACGGCCTGCGTCCGGGCTTCCGCACGGATGTCGGTGTGGAGGCCGCGCGGGCGTACGCCCCGGGTGGTGCTCACCGAGCGTCCCCGGGAATCTGCGCCGGGCCCCTCGTGGCGGCGCGGGTGTCCGCCTACCCTTGGTGGTATGGGTGACCCGCGAGAACCTCCTGAGGGTACGCCCGAGGGCGGTTCCGGCAACGAGGACGAATTCCGGTCCGTCGTCTTCGACGAATCGTTCGTCCGGGCTGCCCGGATCCAGGAGCTGTCCGCCCGGGAGCGGCTGGCCGGCTCCTTCGGCAAGGCCACCCGGCAGCGGGTGCGGCTCGGCCCGCTGGGCTCCGTCCCGCGCCAGGCACTCGCCCTGCTGCTGCTCATCCTGCTCGCCTTCGGCGCCGCCGTGTACTTCGGGGTCAGCTCGCCGAGGGGCGTCCCGGCCCGCCCCGAGGGCAGCCAACTGACCGTCAGCCTGGTCGCGTTGAGCCCGGCTTCGACCGTCCACCCGGTCGCCGACCCGGCCAACCCCTTCGCCGCGCTGCCGGTCGGCTACGGGGACGGCACGCTCGGGCTGAACACCCCGACCGGGGCCGCCACCGAGCACTTCAGCCGGGTCGAGGTGACCAAGGCGCTCGACACCGTCCAGCGCTACCTGGTCGCCTCCTCGCTGGCCCCGGCCGCCCTGGTCCAGGGCGCCACCGCGGACGTACGGACCTTCGTCACACCCGGTGAGCAGGCCGGGTTCGACGCGAGCGTGGCCCAGCCGCTGGACGACCGGCACCACGCGGTGACCGGGTGGGTGGTGCGCTTCGACCCGGCGCAGGTCGCGCTGGCCTCGAACACCGTGAAGGTGGCCGGCGCGATGCGGATCGACGAGGCGGACAGCGGGACGCTGCAGATCACCACCGACCACACCTTCGTCTACGCGCTCAAGCCGGCCGGCGCCCCGGCCGGAGCACCGGTCACCCTGGAGACCGTGCGGCGGCAGCTGACCTTCCAGTTCGACCGGGTCGACCTGGCCTCGGCGCAGCTGCGGCTGGTGGACTCGGTGCTGGAGGCCGGGCCGGCACCCTGCGGCACCTCGATGGCGGGCTTCCTGCAGCCGGTGCTGGCCGGCGCCCAGGGCACGGCGGTCGCGCCGCCGACGGCGGTCGACCCCGGCAACCACGCCCGGCCGGCCTGGCAGGTGTGCGGAGTGCTGGCGGGGAGCTGAGGGGCGGCGGACGCAGGCGCGGGCGCAGGTGTGCGGGCGGACGCGCGGACGGCCTTAGGCGCGGACGGCCGGTGACCCGGGTGGGTCACCGGCCGTCGTGCGGCTCGGGCGGGCCGGCTCAGTCGGCGTCGCGGTCGTTCGAGCCGCCGCGTCCGGCCCCGGCGAAGGTGTCGCGGAGCTTGCCGCCGACGGTCGCGGCGCCGCCGGCGACGTCCCGCAGCAGGCCCATCAGCGGGTCCTTGCTCTCCTTCACCGAGGTCGCGTAGTGGTCGGCGGCGGCCTTCCACTGCTCGCCGACCGAGGCCTCCCGGTCGTCCTCGCGGCGCGGGTAGGCACCGGCCAGGATCGAGCGGTACTCGTCGCTCTCCGCCCACTTCTTCAGCTGGGCGACCCGGACCACCGCGAAGGGGTGGGTCTGCGGCAGCAGCTGCAGCAGCTTGAGGACGCCGTCGCGCAGGTCGCCGGCCTTCTCGTACTCCTCGGCCTGCTCCAGGAAGGCGTCCACGTTCATCTCGGCCAGGTTGTGCCCGCCGGCCAGCTTCATCAGGGCCCGCATGGACGCCTGCAGGTCCTGCCCGGCGAGCAGGCCGGCCCGGTCGCTGGACAGCTCCGCCTTGCGGAACCACTCCTTGAGCGCGGTGATGACGGCCGTGATCGCCAGGTTGCCCAGCGGCACCCAGGCGATCCGGGTGGCGATGTTGGTGAGGATCATCAGCATCGTCCGGTAGACCGCGTGGCCGGACATCGCGTGGCCCACCTCGTGGCCGATGACCGAGCGCAGCTCCTCCTCGTCGAGCAGCTCGACCAGGCCGCTGGTGACCACGATGATCGGGGTGTCGATGCCGATGGTGAACGCGTTGACCGACGGGTCCTGGGTCACGTACAGGTCCGGGACCTGCTGCAGGTCGAGGGTGTACGCGGCGTCGCGCACCATGTCGTACAGCTCGGGGAACTGGCGCTCGGAGGTCTTCACGGCGGTGGCCAGGAACATCAGCCGTATTGCGCGCTCGGAGACCAGCCCGGCGAGCTTCTTCAGGATCTCGTCGAAGCCGGACAGCTTCCGCAGGGCGACCAGGGCCGAACGGTCGGCCGGGTGCTCCCAGGCCCGGGTGGAGATGCCGGGGAAGCGCTCGCGGCGGCGGCTCGGGGTCTTCGCGGTCGTGTCGGTCATGGTCTGGGTTACCTCCTGGTCGACGGCGGTCCCGGCGCGCCGGCCGGCCCCCCGCTGCTCTTCGCCTGCAACGACTGTCTGTGCAACGTCCGCGGTTGCGCACTCGTCCCCGGGCCCGGCGTACGAACGGCCCCGGCCCCGGCCGTCGGCGCCGGGGCGGAGCGCCGGGGCAGAGCGCCGGGGCAGAGCGCCCCGGAGGTGAGCGGGCGAGTCACAGCCCCGGTGGGCGGCGCCCGTGTGAGGCCGGTCTACCCTGAATGACCTGGACGACCGAGGCCGGATCCGGCCTCGGTACCGAGCAGTTCGAGGAGCCCCCGCAATGTCCACCGACGCGCTTGTCAGCCTGGCCTCGCCCATTTCCGACGAGGCCGGCCCGGGCCTGTTCCTGCGGATCATCATCGTCGCGTCCTTCGTGGGCGTCGGCCTGCTGGTCTGGATCATGGCCCGCGCCTTCCGCGGCAACTAGGCGGGAACCGGCAGGACCGGGACCAGAACGGGACCGGACCCGTTTTCGACCGCCCCCGACGGCACGGGCTCACGCCCGGTCAGCGGCGGTGGGCCGCCGAGCGGTTGCCGGGTGACCCCCCGTACGATGACGGGTGGGCCCTCACCGGCCCGGAACAACCCCCAGGTCCGTTCACCGAGCCGAGAAGGTCCCGCCGACCATGAACACTGCCGCCGCACTCCCCGTTCTGAACCTGCTCGCCGAGGGCGAGGGGGGCAACCACGACAGCCTGAACCCGGCCCTGACGGGTGGCGCCGCGCTGTTCATCCTGCTGCTCCTGCTCTTCATCACCACCCGCTTCAACCGGGACCGCTGAGCCTGCTCCACGGACCGCCAGGGGAGCGTCCGGCCATCGGGCCGGCCGCTCCCTCACGCATCTGCGGGCAACCCCCACACGGGCGTTCCCGCACCGTAACGGGCGTCGCGTAAGGTGTGGCGGCATGGGAAAGCAGGCCGGGAATCCCGGCGGACCGGAACCGGTGAAGAAGCGCCTCGGCGTGATGGGCGGCACCTTCGACCCGATCCACCACGGCCACCTGGTCGCCGCCAGTGAGGTGGCGAGCGCGTTCCACCTGGACGAGGTGATCTTCGTCCCGACCGGACAGCCGTGGCAGAAGAGCGACCGCCAGGTCACCCCGGCCGAGGACCGCTACCTGATGACGGTCATCGCCACCGCCGAGAACCCGCAGTTCTCGGTCAGCCGGATCGACATCGACCGCGAGGGCCCGACGTACACCGTCGACACCCTGCGCGACCTGCACGCCCTGCACCCGGACGCCGACCTCTTCTTCATCACCGGCGCCGACGCGCTCGCCCAGATCCTGTCCTGGCGCGACTCCGACGAGCTCTTCTCGCTGGCCCACTTCATCGGGTGCACCCGCCCCGGCCACATCCTGTCGGACGCCGGTCTGCCGGTGGGCGGGGTCTCCCTGGTGGAGGTCCCGGCGCTGGCCATCTCCTCCACGGACTGCCGCAACCGGGTCGCCAAGGGCGAGCCGGTCTGGTACCTCGTCCCGGACGGCGTCGTCCGTTACATCGACAAGCGGGCGCTGTACGCGCCGCGCGGGACCTGAACCGGGAGCGGGTGGGCGCGTGAGCGAGCGCAGCGGCGGGCAGCAGCAGCCGGAGGAGTGGTCCACCGGGCAGTACCAGCAGCCGTACCAGGGCTACCGGCAGCAGCCGGGGCAGCCGTACGAGCAGCACGGACAGCACGGACAGCACGGGCCGTACGAGCAGCAGGGGCAGCAGGGGCAGCAGGGGCCGTACGAGCAGCAGGAGCGGTACGACCAGTACGACCAGTACGGGCAGCCGGTGTACGGCCAGGGCTCGTACGGGGGCTACCAGGAGCAGCAGCCGTACCAGCAGCAGGCCTACCAGGGGTACCAGGAGCCGGGGCAGTTCCCCCAGCACCAGCAGCAGCACTACGGCGAGTACGACCAGTACGGGCAGCCCGTGCAGCCCGGCCGGCCCGTGCAGGGGTACCAGGAGCAGGGCGGCTACGGGTACCAGGAGCCGTCGTACGGCTACGACGGCTACCAGCAGCAGCCCTACCAGGCCGCCCAGGCCGCTCCGGCGGAGCCGGTCGTCGCCGAGCCGGAACCCGCACCCGCACCCGCCGCCCCCGCTCCGGCCGCCGTGCCGCCGCGCCCGCGGGTGCCCCGGCCCGCCGCGGCGGCGGCGCCGGCCAAGCCCGAGGCGCCGTCCGAGCAGGTCGCCGGGGCGCGCTCCGGCAAGGCCGGGAGCAAGGCGTCCAGGGACGGCTACACCACGGGCGAGTTCGCCTTCGCCGAGGAGGAGGCGGAGGAGACCGAGGACGTCATCGACTG
The genomic region above belongs to Streptomyces sp. 1331.2 and contains:
- a CDS encoding SCO2583 family membrane protein, translating into MGDPREPPEGTPEGGSGNEDEFRSVVFDESFVRAARIQELSARERLAGSFGKATRQRVRLGPLGSVPRQALALLLLILLAFGAAVYFGVSSPRGVPARPEGSQLTVSLVALSPASTVHPVADPANPFAALPVGYGDGTLGLNTPTGAATEHFSRVEVTKALDTVQRYLVASSLAPAALVQGATADVRTFVTPGEQAGFDASVAQPLDDRHHAVTGWVVRFDPAQVALASNTVKVAGAMRIDEADSGTLQITTDHTFVYALKPAGAPAGAPVTLETVRRQLTFQFDRVDLASAQLRLVDSVLEAGPAPCGTSMAGFLQPVLAGAQGTAVAPPTAVDPGNHARPAWQVCGVLAGS
- the nadD gene encoding nicotinate-nucleotide adenylyltransferase, which gives rise to MGKQAGNPGGPEPVKKRLGVMGGTFDPIHHGHLVAASEVASAFHLDEVIFVPTGQPWQKSDRQVTPAEDRYLMTVIATAENPQFSVSRIDIDREGPTYTVDTLRDLHALHPDADLFFITGADALAQILSWRDSDELFSLAHFIGCTRPGHILSDAGLPVGGVSLVEVPALAISSTDCRNRVAKGEPVWYLVPDGVVRYIDKRALYAPRGT
- a CDS encoding glutamate-5-semialdehyde dehydrogenase: MTSDLATADSPVLAVARRAREAAAALAPLPRRAKDAALLAIADALVARSAEIVAANAEDVARAREAGTAESVVDRLTLTDERIAAIASDVRDVAGLPDPVGEVVRGYTLPNGLDVRQVRVPLGVVGIIYEARPNVTADAAALCLKSGNAVLLRGSASAYRSNTALVAVLRDAVAAAGLPADAIQLVPGESRDSVQELMRARGYVDVLIPRGGASLIRTVVEGSTVPVIETGTGNCHVYVDADTDLAMAVGILLNSKAQRVSVCNAAETLLVHQDVADAFLPLALAALAEAGVTVHGDEAVLKAAEGGQATVVPATDEDWGAEYLSLDLAAAVVPSLEAAVDHIRRWSSGHTEAIVTTSQAAARRFTQLVDSTTVAVNASTRFTDGGEFGFGAEIGISTQKLHARGPMGLPELTSTKYIVTGDGHVRGEATQTVGGSSDAR
- a CDS encoding SCO2584 family spore wall biosynthesis protein, which translates into the protein MGGLPYPDGADHGGADDEFATVVFDEAFVRSAAVHEPTAKERQLAAAEARFESDAAGAGWGHEVPAGDGLPLELRPYPSGLDADHLYPDPWSGTGRSAGRQGRRRWRRGFDPVGGRGRYVAQQRWHRPVAWVLAVIMGVSLVAVAVAAVYQGVGGSPSAPRRPESGSSSAGVDPRPAPAEPLPVVTAAPAG
- a CDS encoding M48 family metallopeptidase, giving the protein MTDTTAKTPSRRRERFPGISTRAWEHPADRSALVALRKLSGFDEILKKLAGLVSERAIRLMFLATAVKTSERQFPELYDMVRDAAYTLDLQQVPDLYVTQDPSVNAFTIGIDTPIIVVTSGLVELLDEEELRSVIGHEVGHAMSGHAVYRTMLMILTNIATRIAWVPLGNLAITAVITALKEWFRKAELSSDRAGLLAGQDLQASMRALMKLAGGHNLAEMNVDAFLEQAEEYEKAGDLRDGVLKLLQLLPQTHPFAVVRVAQLKKWAESDEYRSILAGAYPRREDDREASVGEQWKAAADHYATSVKESKDPLMGLLRDVAGGAATVGGKLRDTFAGAGRGGSNDRDAD